The sequence CCCAGTTCGGCGGCACATGTAAGATACGTCTCCGGATCGGGCTTGCTTTTTATTACATGGTCGGCACTTACAATGCTGCTGAAGTAATGCCGGATGTTGAGCCCGTCCAGCACAAAATCAATGTTGAAAGTAATGGCAGCAGAACCAATGGCCATTTTGATGTGTTGCCGGTGAGCAGCGGCCAGGAACTGATCGAGCCCTTTGATCAGTTGAAGGTGGGGCCTGAACTCCCGCTGGTATTGTTCTTCTTTGGCATAGCCAATCTTGTTTTTTTCTTCTTCAGAGAAACGACCGGGGAAAACGCGTTCCAGCAGTTCCCCGTTCTTGCCATAACATTCTTCTTTGGTACGCTCCAGGGAGATATTGGCGCCTAAACTATTGAGGAGGGTGTGCCAGGCTTTTATGTGATACCCCATATCATCGATCATCGTTCCATTCAGGTCGAACAAAAATGCTTTCATAGGGCGCAAAGGTAAGAAAAGGGAACGAGGCATCAAGGCATTGAGGCAATGAAGCATCAAGGCATGAAGGCAACAAGCAGGAGAAAAATATTCTTTTTCATTTGTTGATTAAGTTAACGCTTAAGTGTTAAATTGACACTTGAACCGATGAGTTATTGCCATTCTTTATATCACGTATGCAAAGGTTAATATAGGATAAAGGGTGGTTAATTGAGATCGGGCTAAAACACTAACGAATATGAAACACCTTATCAGGGTGGCGTTTTTGCTGGCCATTACCTTCCTCTCCGTGCAAATGGATGCACAAAATATTCCTGTTACCATCCAGGTTGATCTTTCCAAAACTACCGGTGATATGAAGCCCGTATGGGCATGGTTTGGCTATGATGAGCCCAATTATACTTACATGAAAGATGGGAAGAAACTATTATCGGAGCTGGCAGCGCTCAGCCCGGTGCCTGTATACGTACGGGCGCATAACCTGCTCACCACAGGCGATGGCGTGGCTGCTTTGAAATGGGGCTCCACCAATGCCTATACAGAAGATGCACAGGGCAATCCCATTTATAACTGGCGTATTGTAGACAGTATCTTTGATACTTATGTGCAGCGGGGCATGAAGCCCCTGGCGCAGATCGGTTTTATGCCGGAAGCGCTCTCTTCCAAACCGCAGCCTTATCGTCATTACTGGAAACCGGGAAATCCTTATGGTGAAATTTTCACAGGCTGGGCCTATCCTCCCAACAACTATGTAAAGTGGGGAAACCTGGTATATGAATGGGTAAAGCATTGTGTGGCACGGTACGGTAAAAAAGAAGTGGAAAGCTGGTATTGGGAAGTGTGGAATGAACCCAATATCGGTTACTTCAAGGGGAAGGTGCAGGACTATTGCAAGATGTATGATTATGCAGCCGATGGGCTGAGGCGGGCGCTTCCCTCCGCGCGGATTGGCGGTCCTCATTCTACAGGCCCCTCCTGGGATGTGGCGGAAAAGTTCCTGCGTACGTTTCTCAAACATTGTGAAAGCGATACCAACTATGCCACCGGCAAAATTGGCGCCCCCCTCGATTTTATTGCCTTCCATGCCAAGGGCGCGCCGAGGGTAGTGGAAGGACATGTGCGCATGGGTATTGCCAATCAATTGAGGGATATCAGCAAGGGTTTTGATATTGTCGCTTCTACACCTGCTTTCAAACACCTGCCCATTGTGATTGGTGAATCTGATCCTGAAGGCTGTGCTGCCTGTGGCATGGCCACCAATCCGGAGAATGCTTACCGCAATGGCACTATGTATTCTTCTTATACGGCTGCTTCCTTTGCCCGCAAATATTTACTGGCCGATCATTATGGCGTCAACTTCCTTGGCGCGGTATCCTGGTCTTTTGAGTTTGAGGACCAACCCTGGTTCTATGGTTTCAGGGACCTGGCTACGAATGGGGTGGATAAACCGGTGCTGAACATCTTCAGGATGTTTGGCATGATGAAAGGCAAGCGGGTGGCAGTGGCCAGTGATCGTATGTATCCTTTATTGACCATCCGTGATTCGGGAGTACGCAAAGTGACGACCGATATTGGCGGACTGGCTGCCAAAGATAAAAAGATGGCTACCGTGATGGTGTGGAATTACCATGATGATGACCTGGAAGGGCAGCCGGAGAATGTAGAAGTAAGAATTGACGGCCTGCCTGCTAAAAAAGTAAAGCTCACACAATATGCAGTAGACAAACAACACAGCAATTCTTATGAAGTGTGGAAGCAGATGGGATCCCCACAGCAGCCCACGCCTGAGCAGATCAGCCAGTTGGAAAAGGCAGGACAGTTGGACCAAACCGGCACTTCTTCCGAAAGGGTACAGGATGGCAAACTCACCGTGAATGTAAGCCTGCAACGGCAGGGCGTGGTATTACTGAAACTAGAATGGTAAACTGCCTTGGTTCGTGTCCCAAATCGCCTTGGTTCGTGTCCCCCACGAACCAGTACATTATTTCCCCAACCAGCTTTCCAATATCTCTTGCTGCAACCCATCCGGATTGGCTATCCGCGTGATCTTATAAGTTGGTGCCTGGCCACTGTTGTCAATGGTTAATCCGGCATAGCCCAGGTACTTGTTATAATCCAGCTCTTTGGTGGTATAGATATAATCAAACAATTCATTCAGTGGTCCGCCGGCTGTTTGTTCAATCACTTTGCGCAGCTCTTCCTCTGTAAAGCCTCTTTTCTTCTTTTGGTAATATTCCCGGTAGAGTGTGCGCATCACATCGTCCAGTGATTTCTTGTTGCCGGTATTATGCCGGATGGCAAAATCAAACAACAAACCCACGACAGGCCCCTTATCATAATAGGAAATGGTCTTGTTCTCCTTCTCATCGCGGCGGCCAAAAGGACCGTCAGACCAGGTGTTGTAACTGGCTTGCTGCAGCGACTGATACAAGCGACCGGGTTGGGTTTGAAAGGCCATAATATTATTGCGGAAGGAACTAAGCATGTCTTCTTCCGTACTGATACCTGCCCGTTTCAGGATTAGGTATTCATAATAAACAGTCAGCCCTTCAGATACCCACAGGAGGTTGGTACGGCTTCCCTTGTCATAATCAAAGGGCCCCAGTTCTATGGGACGAATACGTTTTACGTTGTAATGATGAAAATATTCATGGGCGATGAAATTAAGCGCCCGGATGCGTCCTTTGGGATCTTCGAGGGCGTTTCCTCCAAAGCTGATGGTGGTATTGTTCAAATGTTCAATACCGCCCATGCCCCTGGGGCCGATGGAAATGAACGTGTAATGTTTGTAAGGGATATCTCCGATAATGTCAGATGCGGTGGTGACTATCTTTTGCAGGTCGCTGGTGAATGCGGGTGCGTTAGCTACGCCCGGTTTGTATCCGATGAAGCGATGGGTGATACCCCGTACAGGGAAGGATGGCAGTTCTTCGAGGTTGCCGATCAGGAAAGGGCAATCATACAGGATATCAAAATCCGGTGCTGTATAGGTAAATAGCTTTCCCGCTATGCTATCGAGTCCGGTAGCTACATTCCGCCAGCCGCTCCATGGTTTGATCTGAACGGTCACCGGGAGGTTGATCTTACCTGCAGGATGTACAAATACCCCTGCCGGCAAGAGGAATGCTCTTTCTTCATCAATATACGGTGTGCCTACAAACAGCCGTGTGGTCTTTACATCGTAGCTGATGGTAAAGGTTGATTGTTTGGGGTGGGTGATGTGCCAGTTATTGCCTGTATTCTTTTCCCATACCAGCGTATCGCCGGCGGGGGATTTGACCTTGAAGTTCTCTACGTTTTGCGCATAATCCATTCGCTGGTAATAACCGGGCGTCCATACCGGCATCTTAAAATCAGTAGCAGCGCCTTTCACCTTTGCACAGTGCAGCTCCACATGGAAATAGTGGCTGGCAGGCTGTTCCATGGAAACGGTGAAGCTGAGCTGCTGGGACATTACGAGCGTTCCTGTTAGCAGCAGGCAGATAAGGATACTGGTTTTACGGATGGTATACTGCATAAATGTTTTGCTTTTTTGTTGCAAAGCTCCCTTTGATGTGTATGCTTACAAGTCTATTTTATTTCTCCCGTATTCCGGTCAGGAGGATCAACGCCCAATAATTGCTTAACAAAGAAATCCCTTTTCTTCTTGCGTCCGTAAGGGCCGCCGTCACTATGTCCCATACCGGGTACGGTCAGGAAATCAAACATCTTGTTGGATTTGATAAGGGCATCTGCCAGCCGGTACGTGGATTCCGGTGGTACATTGGTGTCTGCTTCCCCTACAATCAGCAACAGTTTGCCTTGTAATTTATGGGCATTGGTGATATTGGATTGCTCTTCATAATGTTTGCCAATGGGATAGCCCATCCATTGCTCATTCCACCATTGCTTGTCCACGCGGTTGTCATGACAGCCACAGGCAGATACGGCCGCTTTGTAAAATTCAGGATGGAAGAGCAGCGCGCCGGCCGAATTTTGTCCACCGGCAGAAGTACCATACACGCCTACCCGTGAGTCATCTATATAGGGATATTTAGCGGCCAGGGCTTTGATCCATAAAATACGGTCAGGTAATCCCGCATCAGCCAGGTTTTTCCAGCATACATCATGGAAGGCTTTGGAGCGGTTGGCAGTACCCATGCCATCGCATTGCACTACGATAAATCCCAGTTCGGCCATGCTCTGCATTTCGCCATGCGTCATGAAGTTCTTGGGCACAAAAGCATCCTGCGGTCCAGCGTAAATGTTTTCAATCACAGGATAGCGTTTGTTGGGATCAAAATTGCGCGGCCTGCATACTACACCCCATATATCGGTAACGCCATCCCTGGCTTTGGCTACAAACACTTCCGGCATCCGCACACCCAGCGCGAGGTAAGCGGAGATGTCTGCTTTTTCCAGTTCCATGACCAGCTTGTTATCGGCTGTGCGGTGCAGGTTGGTGACGGGTGGCACGTTGGGGGCTGAGTAAGTATCGGTAAAGAACTTCCTGTCGGGAGAAAAGTTAACGGTATGATTGCCGGCGGCCGGCGTAAGCGATACCAGCTTTTTGCCATCAAAACTGATGCGGTAAAAATGGATATTGTAAGGGTCTTCACCTGCCTGTATGCCGCTGGCGCGGAACCATATCTCCCGTTTCTTTTCATCCACGCTGTCAATTTCACGCACCACCCAGGGGCCGGTAGTGATGGCATTCTTTACAACGCCTTTTACAGCATCTACCAGGTACAGGTGCCGCCATCCGTCTTTCTCACTGCTCCAGATGATCTCACCGGTCTCCGGCAGGTAGTGGGTAAAAATGCGTTGTTCATAAATGAAAGTATTGGTTTGTTCGTCAATAACATTGCGCGTATTACCGGTCTCACTGTCCACTTCAATGATCCGGAAGCGCTGGTGGCCGCGGTCCGCTTTTTCATACGTAAAATAGCGGCTATCTTTTCGCCAGCGTATATACGGCGATCCGAGGAAATCATACTTTTCTGTATTCACCTTCACTGCTTTTTTACTGAGGAGGCTGAATACATGCATTTCATAACTGGTAAATTCATCGCCGGGCTGCGCATAACGTTGCGAGCGCAGTTGTCCCCGCATGGTATTGGGCTGGGAAGTAAGGATATAATATACTTCCTTTTGTTCACGCACATCAATCTTATACCCGATGGCATATTTACTGTCGGGCGACCATACCAACTGGCCATAAGGTTTTTCTTTGGTGCCATCAGTCGTGAACTGGATGGTTTCACTGCCATTGGCGGCCCGGATATACACATTGTAATCTTTGATGAAAGACACCCATTGCTTGTCGGGTGATGTGCTGTCCCTTCTGCCATCCCGGTCCCAGCGCGGACGCCGGCGGGGATTGGGAGCATTGATAGACGCTGTATCGGCAGGCGATGTACTGGTGCAGGTTTGTTTCACCACATCATATTGCCACCAGGTGTTTTGGTGCCGGAAGGTGATTAGTTGCTTAGGGTTATCGAATACCAGGGAATTGATACCAAGCCGCTGGGCGCTTACCGTTTTGCCTGTGGCCTGGCCAAGGGCAGCAGCCAGTTGGGTATGATCAAAGGCAGGTGCTTTTTTGCCGCTTACGGCATCTACATACATATATTCCTGCACACTGTCTTTGAGGTTATTCCGGTACCAGAAACCTTTATTATCGGGCTGCCAGAAAGCCTGTACCGTTGTTTTGAAAACACTGTTGCGGGCCAGGCTGTCCAGTTCGGCCGCATCACGGTAACGTTGAACGACCTCTTCATGGGAAGGCAGGTAGGCAACAGGCTTTTGGGGTTGAGCCATCACCGTCAGTATACCTGTCACCAGCAGCGCGGAGGTGAGTATGAGTTTATTTGCACACATAACTTATTTCGAATAAAATCTCCAATTGGTTTTAAAATCTTTAGATACCGGCTGGTTGGTGAGTATCACCCGCAGCATTTCGATGGGCATGGCATTCTCGTGCAATACGGCATCGTGG comes from Paraflavitalea devenefica and encodes:
- a CDS encoding GH39 family glycosyl hydrolase, producing MKHLIRVAFLLAITFLSVQMDAQNIPVTIQVDLSKTTGDMKPVWAWFGYDEPNYTYMKDGKKLLSELAALSPVPVYVRAHNLLTTGDGVAALKWGSTNAYTEDAQGNPIYNWRIVDSIFDTYVQRGMKPLAQIGFMPEALSSKPQPYRHYWKPGNPYGEIFTGWAYPPNNYVKWGNLVYEWVKHCVARYGKKEVESWYWEVWNEPNIGYFKGKVQDYCKMYDYAADGLRRALPSARIGGPHSTGPSWDVAEKFLRTFLKHCESDTNYATGKIGAPLDFIAFHAKGAPRVVEGHVRMGIANQLRDISKGFDIVASTPAFKHLPIVIGESDPEGCAACGMATNPENAYRNGTMYSSYTAASFARKYLLADHYGVNFLGAVSWSFEFEDQPWFYGFRDLATNGVDKPVLNIFRMFGMMKGKRVAVASDRMYPLLTIRDSGVRKVTTDIGGLAAKDKKMATVMVWNYHDDDLEGQPENVEVRIDGLPAKKVKLTQYAVDKQHSNSYEVWKQMGSPQQPTPEQISQLEKAGQLDQTGTSSERVQDGKLTVNVSLQRQGVVLLKLEW
- a CDS encoding M61 family metallopeptidase, giving the protein MQYTIRKTSILICLLLTGTLVMSQQLSFTVSMEQPASHYFHVELHCAKVKGAATDFKMPVWTPGYYQRMDYAQNVENFKVKSPAGDTLVWEKNTGNNWHITHPKQSTFTISYDVKTTRLFVGTPYIDEERAFLLPAGVFVHPAGKINLPVTVQIKPWSGWRNVATGLDSIAGKLFTYTAPDFDILYDCPFLIGNLEELPSFPVRGITHRFIGYKPGVANAPAFTSDLQKIVTTASDIIGDIPYKHYTFISIGPRGMGGIEHLNNTTISFGGNALEDPKGRIRALNFIAHEYFHHYNVKRIRPIELGPFDYDKGSRTNLLWVSEGLTVYYEYLILKRAGISTEEDMLSSFRNNIMAFQTQPGRLYQSLQQASYNTWSDGPFGRRDEKENKTISYYDKGPVVGLLFDFAIRHNTGNKKSLDDVMRTLYREYYQKKKRGFTEEELRKVIEQTAGGPLNELFDYIYTTKELDYNKYLGYAGLTIDNSGQAPTYKITRIANPDGLQQEILESWLGK
- a CDS encoding S9 family peptidase; amino-acid sequence: MCANKLILTSALLVTGILTVMAQPQKPVAYLPSHEEVVQRYRDAAELDSLARNSVFKTTVQAFWQPDNKGFWYRNNLKDSVQEYMYVDAVSGKKAPAFDHTQLAAALGQATGKTVSAQRLGINSLVFDNPKQLITFRHQNTWWQYDVVKQTCTSTSPADTASINAPNPRRRPRWDRDGRRDSTSPDKQWVSFIKDYNVYIRAANGSETIQFTTDGTKEKPYGQLVWSPDSKYAIGYKIDVREQKEVYYILTSQPNTMRGQLRSQRYAQPGDEFTSYEMHVFSLLSKKAVKVNTEKYDFLGSPYIRWRKDSRYFTYEKADRGHQRFRIIEVDSETGNTRNVIDEQTNTFIYEQRIFTHYLPETGEIIWSSEKDGWRHLYLVDAVKGVVKNAITTGPWVVREIDSVDEKKREIWFRASGIQAGEDPYNIHFYRISFDGKKLVSLTPAAGNHTVNFSPDRKFFTDTYSAPNVPPVTNLHRTADNKLVMELEKADISAYLALGVRMPEVFVAKARDGVTDIWGVVCRPRNFDPNKRYPVIENIYAGPQDAFVPKNFMTHGEMQSMAELGFIVVQCDGMGTANRSKAFHDVCWKNLADAGLPDRILWIKALAAKYPYIDDSRVGVYGTSAGGQNSAGALLFHPEFYKAAVSACGCHDNRVDKQWWNEQWMGYPIGKHYEEQSNITNAHKLQGKLLLIVGEADTNVPPESTYRLADALIKSNKMFDFLTVPGMGHSDGGPYGRKKKRDFFVKQLLGVDPPDRNTGEIK
- a CDS encoding HAD family hydrolase, which produces MKAFLFDLNGTMIDDMGYHIKAWHTLLNSLGANISLERTKEECYGKNGELLERVFPGRFSEEEKNKIGYAKEEQYQREFRPHLQLIKGLDQFLAAAHRQHIKMAIGSAAITFNIDFVLDGLNIRHYFSSIVSADHVIKSKPDPETYLTCAAELGIAPENCIVFEDAPKGVEAAQNAGMQSVVITTMHTKEEFGAYTNIIGFIEDYTAPWLQETVLTAPV